AAGAGGGTTAATCAAGGTTAATTGCTGACCCACGCGCTCGAGTATTATGAGACATCTTCTTTGCAGGCTGACAAATCTATCGTACTTACCATTTATCTATGAATGTAAGATTACTTTTATCATCAAAATTTTATCTACAATTTATAAaccaaataatattttataccgTTAAAGTGGTTGAGATTACGAATTCCGTCGTAACTTCCGAGTAATTTATATCTCTACGCTGGCGCAAAtagaataaaaaaggaagagttTTTTTAAATGTAAGGAAGTTATGTtgcttgtattttatttttctcaaagtacattatattatttcatatgaTCAAGACTCTTACTACATACATCGTATAGGGAAACCAATTAATAATAAACTGATAACAGTTACTCTGATAAGGATcgattttatttgtttcgtaaATATTACTTTTACGTTATTATTACAAATGAAACAACGTCTGATATTcgttttaatgaaataattatttttccttCAAGGTTCTGGAATTTTCGTGTCTCCAACCAGCGCTCTCGAAAGATCAGGATCCGTTGGATTTTGTCTAATCGTCTGGACTACTTGTGGCTTTCTGTCTCTACTAGGGGCTCTCGCATTCGCCGAATTAAGTACAGTCGTACCACGATCTGGAGCTGAATATGCATATTTTATCGAAGCTTTTTCACCCTTGCATCGGTATGCCGGACAGATACCAGCTTTTATATGTTCTTGGGTTTACGTGTTACTACTACGACCAGCAGAAGTGGCGGTAGTTATGTTGACATTCGCCGAGTATAGCGTACAGCCGTTCTCCGGATATTTAAGCAATCTTCCTGAAGAATCAATGCTTAAATTGAAAAAGCTCATAGCAATCTTAGCTCTCGGATTGATCACATATATCAATTTAACCAGTGTAAAATTATACGTGAAAGTTCAAAATATATTCACCGTATGCAAAGTAGTTGCGTGCATTTTCGTAATCAGTGGTGGAATATGGTGGTTATGCACCGGTCATACGGAATTATTGAAGAAACCGTTTGATGGTACTACCGATTCGCCTGGTAACGTGGCGTTAGCCTTTTACAGTGGATTATGGGCTTACGACGGGTGGACTTCCGCTGCAGTCGTTACGGAAGAGATCCAGAAGCCGGAAGTTAATATTCTTAGGAGTATTCTAATTGCGGTTCCCTTGATTACCGTTTTATACGTTTCGATGAATTTAATGTACATGGCTGCCTTAACGATACCGGAAATGGTAAGCGCACCAGCTGTAGCAGTTCTCTGGGCGGAAAAAGTTCTGCCCTCCTGGTTGAGCTTTGTAATACCACTGGGTGTTGCTTTATCTACTTTTGGATGCAGTCTTAGTATTCAATTTGGAGTATCCAGACTCTGCTACGTAGCCGGAAGCGAAGGCCACGTACCCAGAGTCTTTAGCTATGTACATATTGCGAAAATGACTCCATCTGCAGCAGTAGCGTTTCAAGGATTgcttacgttattttgtatgcTTTTGGGAGACATTATCGCACTTATCGAATTTGCAAGTTTCTTAACGTGGGTATTCTATGGACTTGCGATGTTGTCGTTAATAATTATGCGACGGACGAAGCCAGATGCATCCAGACCATACGCAGTACCAATTCTGATACCCTGGCTGGTATTACTTGTTTCTATCTTCCTGGCTGTGACACCGATCGTACACGAACCCTCACCCAAATACCTGTTTGCATTGCTATTTATTCTTGGTGGTATTGGTGTTTATCATACGTACGTCTACAAGAAAGTTAGAAGTATTTTGGCAAGTGAGTATTGcaaaaaaaatgtttcaaagcatttttaattattttattctatattactAGTAAATTTTTACTTGTTGCTTTTCAGTGAGAATCACATACTTGATCCAAGTATTATGTCTAGTTGTTGCTCCAGATAAAGAAAACTGATGACATTTCATTTCATATCTAATTGTACATATCGTAAGATCATTTTCGTTATTAATATGTCTTAGgttgaaatatatttaataactcATTTAAGGGATTTAGACCTTGAACAATAAATATAAGTCGAAACATAGAGAAAGATAcattgtattatataatattaaataacagttttattcatttttatccattttcataaaaaaattccatgtttctataaaattaataattagtttaaatatgtaacaaatttttatatttgtgcAGTATTGTAAAGCATTTTTAACATAACTACGAAGATATAATAAATATCGACTATAGCACaggatttaataaaataatttaattatataatagtgtaaaacatatttaaaatgtaaatgtcgaatatttattatatctttacatattttatatatcacaATATTGTGACATCAAATTCTTTAGTAAcattgatattttaatattatgacaacaataaatattattaaagttaattataatttgttAAACGTAATAATTGCTCATTTCATGTAAAGTACtacaaaatatatagaattttataaaacacCAAAGATTAATATACTTTGGCATATATTCATAGTCACGTTTAGTAACATTTACTGTTAGTTTACTTGTCAACTTTAAACTTTGACTACAGAGTATGGTGACATATACAATTGTTTATCTATTAGAACTGTAAGGCACCTCTATAAGGCTTTTTGTAATTACCATGTAAATTTTATGCTAAGCAAGCTCAGTGTACTTATTATATTAAGGAATCTTATACATATCACTTCATATAAAAATTAagttattttgtataaaatagaACAAAAATAGAACAAAAAATGCATGACTGAACGGATGAAATATGCTACATGCACTTTTAACAAATCGTAAACACATAACAATTACTTATATTGTAGCAATTTAAACAAGGATAGTAAAACTAAAATTGTCTATTTATACCAGTCTCtatgtaataaattttatcaatatcaaCTTGTAAATTTCTAGTTCATAAGAAATTATGGCTGAGATGCACCACATTTTTGACAGGTTTGTCTTTCACTGAAACATTAATTTAACACTCCAGATATTTGATGTTTATTATAAATGTCATTTATCTATGGTTGTATCTAATTATAGCATTTACCTCAATATTTGATGTAACTTTTTCCGAAATTCATTGCATAAAGCTGTTTCAGCTGCAAGTGCAGCATCTCTTTCTCTTAATTGCTGTCttaaatgatatatagtatCTTCTAATGCTTCAAAAATTGCctaaagaaaaacaaaatacttttccttttatctattttctaacagaagaaattaaaaaattgtataaagtatATTTACTCTAGACTCTTCTGCTGTGTCAGATAAAGCAGGTGGCTCATCCAAACAGAAAAATTCTCTGACACATGCAGTTCCTATGAGAAGAGGATTGCTTAATATTCCATTAACAAATGCTTGAAGACCCCGTATTCTTTCTTCTAGGAAACTTGGAGCAAAATTATCACCAAGCCACTTCTTTCTTGGTAAACTTAATTGAGAAACTGGAATTTTCTGCCTTCTTAACTGTGATAATAAACGAACAAAATCTGTATACCTTCTAAATACAAACCAACAGTCTCCATTTTTTAATTCCACTCGTAATTTATAAACCTAAAAAGTACATGTTACATGCAGACTGTGTATATAAGATATACAATACAGAACAAGTTTTTAATTTAACTAACCGTAAACCTAGCTCTTTCTTCCATAACTTCATATCCAACAATTGGTATTCTTACATCATCACTAGTTAGTGGAGGATGTAAAATATCGGAATTTGCATTATCATTATCAGGATAATTAAACCTCTGTACAGTAAATGAATTTGAATGCCCAGATCCATCAGAGTCTGGACTATCCAGTACTCTTACAGTGCCTGATTGAGAACCCCTTGCTTTACTAATTGCAAGTGTAACTTCACTAATACATCCCACACCAGATTCTGACGTGGACATTTTGCCACCAACAAACTAAATGAAACCATGCAtacttaaaaagaaattaaggccaaattattataaatgcacacaataaaataagaaatagcATGCTTACATATATAAAGAAAattaatgatataaatatataagccAAATCCTAAAtagagaaaaattaaaaaaggaaatgTGTAAGAAACAACGCGAACAATAATCTAATATTATAATGACATGCCAATTGTGAAAATTCCTATTTGAAATCTTAACATTAACATCATATGTACTATTTTGTGTTAACTAAAACACTAACCTcaatatgaataaaaaatatagtgTTTTATTCTATAACTTTCTATCTAaactatatttataatataaaatcatattctgtaaatctttcatttcactaaaatattaacatattttataaataaaaattcatttaatGAACAGAAAAGCGCGGAACTGATATGACATATTGAGAGTTTGCAAATATACCCTCTCCGCGAAATTGGAGTAACTTAGATGGTAAACTAGAATGATAACGGTAACACAATCAGAATTTCTAATTTGCCGCCGACTAACAAGCATTTAAACCGAACATTAGTACATAactttaaataaacaaataaataaaatagtttctATGAGATTTCTAGTTTAATgagtattttattttgttaatattaatttaatatttataattctagTATAATAATTTgacaaatattatatttaataagtaaTTTAAAAACTAAAATTTTCGAACCTTTACATCTTCGAAAGCTACCAACTTTTTTATATCACCTTAAGGAATTTACGTTGTTGTACGATTGCACGCGTGATTAGAGTAATGAGTACATGTTCTATGTGTTTTATATACGTAGCTATGCATGTATTTTTGCTACGTGACATTTCTGAAATAAATAGGTTATATATCTCGATGAATTTGATTGAAAAAAAGTAACATATTTAAAATGagtgaaaaaaatattaatactaCGTTAGTTCGAAGGGTGAATAAATTACTTGAATCACGAGTAGAGCATGACAAGGTATTTGTATTATACTTTGGTGTAATGTTTACTActtgtattaataaaatataaacatttcatttaaattctttttcccttttagGATACATTAGAAGCCTTAAAAGAATTATCCACATTCTTTACAGAAAATACATTAAGTTCTCGTAGAAATTTGCGTAGTAAAATAGAAAGAAGAAGTCTTGCAATAAACGAAGACTTTTTATCCGCTTTTAGAGAAGTAAAATCTTCTTTAGACGACATATATCAAGATGTTTTAGCTATGAATACTGCAGTTCAGTGTATGACAAATCGCTTACAAGCTACAAAAACACAGACATCACAGCTTATTGACCAAACTGCAAAACTTCAGAATAAGAGGTACATTTATTCACTGAATAGTTATCAGGATTAAATTAAACTTTAtccaaaaaaatatacataaaatataatattataatttttagccAAACTTTATCTATGCAACAAGAGGTTGCAAAtgcatttattaaaaatttccaaCTGACTTCATCTGAACAAAGTATTCTACATGGTTCTAGCAAGGAATCACCTATTACAGAAGAATTTTTTTCTGTTGTTAACCGTGTTCAGGTAAGATAAGTAAGAAAAAACTTTTGTCTAAAGATGAATCAATAACAACTCTATTAAATTACAGGAGATTCATAGCAGTTGCAGAATATTAATGCAATCAGGATATCAAACGTTAGGGCTAGATATTATGCAAAGAATGACATTGTTGCAAGAGGCAGCCCTTGAAAGACTATATAGATGGACACAGAATCAATGTAAACATATTGAAAATGAACGCTTAGCACCATTATTAATTAAAGCAATGAATAAATTGCAAGAT
This portion of the Bombus affinis isolate iyBomAffi1 chromosome 1, iyBomAffi1.2, whole genome shotgun sequence genome encodes:
- the LOC126920326 gene encoding b(0,+)-type amino acid transporter 1-like; the encoded protein is MGQVEEKGNERIALKRELGLFSAVSIIVAVMIGSGIFVSPTSALERSGSVGFCLIVWTTCGFLSLLGALAFAELSTVVPRSGAEYAYFIEAFSPLHRYAGQIPAFICSWVYVLLLRPAEVAVVMLTFAEYSVQPFSGYLSNLPEESMLKLKKLIAILALGLITYINLTSVKLYVKVQNIFTVCKVVACIFVISGGIWWLCTGHTELLKKPFDGTTDSPGNVALAFYSGLWAYDGWTSAAVVTEEIQKPEVNILRSILIAVPLITVLYVSMNLMYMAALTIPEMVSAPAVAVLWAEKVLPSWLSFVIPLGVALSTFGCSLSIQFGVSRLCYVAGSEGHVPRVFSYVHIAKMTPSAAVAFQGLLTLFCMLLGDIIALIEFASFLTWVFYGLAMLSLIIMRRTKPDASRPYAVPILIPWLVLLVSIFLAVTPIVHEPSPKYLFALLFILGGIGVYHTYVYKKVRSILAMRITYLIQVLCLVVAPDKEN
- the LOC126920428 gene encoding sorting nexin-16 isoform X1; this encodes MSTSESGVGCISEVTLAISKARGSQSGTVRVLDSPDSDGSGHSNSFTVQRFNYPDNDNANSDILHPPLTSDDVRIPIVGYEVMEERARFTVYKLRVELKNGDCWFVFRRYTDFVRLLSQLRRQKIPVSQLSLPRKKWLGDNFAPSFLEERIRGLQAFVNGILSNPLLIGTACVREFFCLDEPPALSDTAEESRAIFEALEDTIYHLRQQLRERDAALAAETALCNEFRKKLHQILSERQTCQKCGASQP
- the LOC126920428 gene encoding sorting nexin-16 isoform X2, which encodes MSTSESGVGCISEVTLAISKARGSQSGTVRVLDSPDSDGSGHSNSFTVQRFNYPDNDNANSDILHPPLTSDDVRIPIVGYEVMEERARFTVYKLRVELKNGDCWFVFRRYTDFVRLLSQLRRQKIPVSQLSLPRKKWLGDNFAPSFLEERIRGLQAFVNGILSNPLLIGTACVREFFCLDEPPALSDTAEESRAIFEALEDTIYHLRQQLRERDAALAAETALCNEFRKKLHQILR